TGCTCGTAATCCTGAGCAGGCAATGGCTTTTGATCTGCTGCTTGACCCCGATATCAAACTGGTGAGTCTGATCGGAAAAGCCGGCACAGGAAAAACTCTTATTGCCCTGGCAGCTGGACTTAACCAGGTGGTTGAAAAAGACCTTTATACCCGTCTGGTGGTATCCAGACCGGTATTCCCTTTAGGAAAAGACCTCGGCTATCTGCCCGGCACTAAAGCAGAAAAATTTAATCCCTGGATGCAGCCCATATATGATAATATGGAAATATTACTCACTACAAAATCTGAAGAGGAATCCAAATCCAATGGCCGCATCTTTGGTAAAAAGAAGCCTTCTCTCAATGATTACCTGGATTTCGGCTTTATTGAGCTGGAACCTCTCACCTATATTCGCGGACGCAGCCTGCCTAATCAATTTATCATCATTGATGAAGCGCAAAACCTTACTCCTCATGAAATGAAAACCATTATTACACGTGCTGGAGAAGGCACAAAAGTGGTTATCACAGGTGATCCTTATCAGATAGATATTCCCTACCTTGACAGTGGCTCAAACGGCTTAAGCATAGCCTGCGAAAAACTTAAAAACGAAAAAATCGTCGGACATGTTACCCTGCTCAAAGGTGAACGCTCCCTGCTGGCAAATATCGCCGCCAAATTCTTCTAAATATTATGAATTCAACCAACGACTCACGACTAACGACTCACGATTTCCGCTCCTGGGTAGAAATCGATCTTTCTGCCTTCCAGCATAATTTCAAGGCACTCGCTGAAAGAATTTCACCTCAAACAAAGATCATGCAGATCATAAAAGCTGATGCCTATGGTCATGGCGCTCTGGAAATAGCCAGAACTGCCCTGGATTGCGGAGCAGACTTTCTGGGCGTTGCCAATGCAGATGAAGGTGCTCTGCTCAGATATTATGGTATCAAGGCTGATATCCTCATTTTATCTCCCTCATTGCTGTCAGAAATCCCTTTTATCCTGGAAAATTATCTGATGCCCACGATCTCTGATCCTAAATTTGCCTTAGCCTATAATGAACTGGCTTCTAAAAATTATCCCGTTCATCTCAATATTGATACCGGCATGGGACGTAGTGGTGCTGAGCTTTCTCAAGCTGCCGGCCTGTATAAACTATGTAAATCTCTGCCCAATATAAATATCCAGGGTATATTCACCCACTTTGCAGCAGCAGAAAATGATAATGAATATTCGCAATATCAGATCAGACAATTCCAAAAATTCCTTGATTCACTATCTGGATTACCGGAATTTATCCATTCCGCCAATAGCAGTGCCATCTTGAATATCTCTGAATGCCCCGGTAATCTTGTCCGCTTCGGAGCTCTCACTTATGGATTTTATACTGATAATTCCCAAAGAGATATTATCGATCTGCAGCCCGTACTTAAGTTCAAAAGCAGGATTTCGCAGATTAAAACCGCCCGGAAAGGCGATTATATCGGCTATAACCTCACTTATAAATGCGAGCATGACCTCAAATATGCCATTATCCCTGTAGGTTATGCGGATGGATATGACTATCTGCTTTCCAATCGTGGCAAGGTGCTCCATAAAGATGCTATCCTGCCCGTGATCGGCAAAGTATCTATGGATATGATAGCTGTAGATATCTCTTCAGCTTTAAATGCCAAAGCAGGAGATGAGATTACCCTGCTGGGATCTGACCCACATCTGCGTGTAGAAGACGTATCCGCTTTATATAAGGGAAGTCCCTATGAATTACTCTGTCAAACCGGCAGACGTGCACCTCGCTTTTTCTATGAAAATGATAAGCTCATCTCTACCGCCCCGTTACTTCGACGCGAATTCGTTTCTTCAGATTATAATGATGATAAATTGAACCGCATTATTGAAGCAGCCATGCAACAGCGGATGCAGGGCTCACAGATTGCAGATTTCGTTTATCAGGACATCCTCAAAAACATCTTCAGCGATCAGGATAATAATGTTCATTTCCGTCATGATTTCCAGCATTCCATTGATTTCAGCATCTCTGATGACCCCGCAAAGCAGAATTACTGGCTCACCCGCACCTCACTCTCTTTTCGCAAAATTCTCAGTGCCGATTCCTTCCGCATTGCCTGTGCCAATAATGAAGATAATCTCAATAAATACTTCCTGGAGCCTGATGTGGAATACCGCTGGCTGCTGGATGAAAGCCTTGCCCTCTCGCCAGATTCCTTCCAGCTCTCTTCAGCACGGATCAATGATATTGAGCTGTATTCATCAGCCCGGATCGTTAATAACTGCCTGGAGATCACCTGTTACCATGAGAAACTTAAGGAACTCATCGATCAGGAAGTCACTTTTGAGATTAAAACCCTCACCTGGTATCCACGCAGCTTCCACCAGCTCACAGTTTATATCACGGGCATCACCCACAAACTTGATCTTGAGTTCACCTACCCACCTGACCTGCATATGGAAAATATCATCCCCATCCTGGCAGGTAAAAATAAATTCCCCCAACTTGTGCAGACTCCCACCTCAACATCGCTCTCTTCCCCTCACTGGCTCTTCCCCTCCAGCGGGATCATATTTGTATATTATCTGACGTCAGATACTGATAGATAAAACATATAAGAGATTGACTCTTTCCTCTCTACAGGTTTCAATCGAATTGATTACTTTATTTCAATTAATATATTATCCATACATATCATCTGATCAATAGCATTTTCACAGATTAGAACACTATTTTTGTTCTAATTTTACCAATCTGTTCTATTATAATTAGTTTAATCATTACTTTACATTTATTTATTATTCTTATAATACCCAATGTAGGCTTAAAGTGGAACAACAAAGCACGTACTGACATTTTTATGTTATATTGTGCTTTGTTGTTCCACCTGTTATACACTTAGAAGACTGAAAATGTCTGGGGAAATGTTATTTTTCAGGCAGATTATATATTCTTTTTTTTGATAATATCGAATTGTGATTTATGGACATTATGGACTGTATGGACAATATGGACAATATGAAGCGTTGAATTGTGAATTGACAAATAAAGGGGATGCGTATGTTTTTGTAAATCTCTGATAAGAAAGGGCGAAATACACGGGAGTAAACCAGGAAAAATGAGTTTAATAAGTATCAGCGAGGTGAGTCATAATTTTGCAGATAGAGATATCTTCAAGGATATATCATTTTCACTGGAGCATAACAGCCGGATAGGACTAGTAGGTCCTAATGGCAGTGGTAAAACCACTTTGTTCAATATTCTTGGCAGAAAAATTGTCCCTCACAAAGGAGTAGTACAGCAGGCAAAGAAACTGAAAATCGCTTATCTGAGTCAGGAAGTGGAACTGGATGAAAATCTGACTTTATATGAATGCGTAAGCTCAGCAAATGAGAAAATAAACCGGACAGGCCTGGAACTGGAAGCTGCCCGTAAAGCGGTTGCAACAGACAGCAGTGAAACAAATCTGAAGAAGCTGGAGGTGCTGGAAGAACAATATTTTCAAATGGGTGGTTATCATTACGCCTCTGAGATGAAGATAATTCTGGCAGGATTTAATCTTGAGCTTGATATGTGGGATAGAAAAATCGCAGATTTCAGCGGAGGGGAAAAAACGCGTATTCAGTTCGCCCGTATCCTGCTGGCAGAAAAGGATATCATGCTGCTGGATGAGCCTACAAATCATCTGGATTTCACGATGATCTACTGGCTGGAGAATTATCTTGTCAAGCAGGATAAACCCTATCTGATCATCTCTCATGATCGTCATTTTCTGGATAAAACCGTGAGTAAAATTGCCGAATTGCGTAATATGCGGATATATTTAACGCATGGAAACTATTCCACCTGGGAAGCTGACAGGGCAAATCGCGAACTTACCCAGCATCGTGAATATCAAAGACAGCAGAAATTTATCAAGGAAACGGAAGACTTTATCGCCAGAAATATGGCAGGTCAAAAAGTAAATCAGGCAAAGAGTCGGCAAAAGATGCTTAACCGGATGGAAGTGATCTCCAAACCTGATCACCAGAAACGGATCAATCTATCTTTTAAAAGCTCTACCCGAAGCGGAAATGACGTGTTCATCTTTGAGAATGCAGTACTGGGCTATCCGGGTAATGCACTCACTGACCCTTTAAATCTGTATGTACATTATCGCAATAGAATTGCCCTGGTGGGTGAAAATGGCAGTGGAAAGACAACTCTTCTCCGGTGCATAACTGGAGAGCTGGAGCCACTTTCAGGAATAGCAAAGATAGGTGCCAGCCTGAATATTGGTTATTATGATCAGATGCGCACGGAGCTTGATGAAGGCTTAAATGTGTTTGACACTTTACAGGCTCTGATGCCGGGAGCGGAACGGGGAGAAGTTCTTAGCTGGCTGGCAAGATTTTCCTTTAATGGGGATGAAGTGCTGAAATCTGTTCAGGTATTGAGCGGCGGAGAAAAAGCCAGGCTTTATCTGGCAAAACTGATCTGGCAGCAGCCGAACTTTCTGATCCTGGATGAGCCAACCAATCATCTGGATATCAATACAATAGAGGAGCTGGAAAAGGCTTTGCAGCACTATCAGGGAACAGTGATCTTTGTCTCGCATGACAGTTATTTTATCCAGAGAGTGGCAAATAAGATCTGGCTTTTCAAAGATAAAATTATCAAGGAGATGAATCAGGAAATTGAAGAGGTTTTCACGCATGAGATGTTCCTCTCCAGCCGGAAAAAGGATACGATTGATAATAGACCTGCAAGGGAGAAAAAGATCAATCCGCAGATACTTGAACGTATTTTGGCTGAACTGGAAGAATTACAATTAAAATTAGCGGAGCTGGATACTAAAATAGAAGTGCTGGAGGAAACCTATGGCACAAAAGAAGTCTATAATGATAAACAGAGATTTCTGGAACTTAAGACAGAACACGATAAGTTAATACTGGACAGAAAAAATCTGCTGGTGAAAATAGAAGAGAAAGAAATAGAATATCTGGAGAAATGTGAATAAGGAAAATCTGATGAAAATAGGCTTCACAACCAGCTTTCCCATAGAACCAATCCTCGCTGCAGGACATCAGGTGATAGATCTTAATAATATTTTCATCACAGGCAAAAACACGCAGTTGGTGCAGAAAGCAGAAAAGATGGGTTATCCCCGCAATATCTGCAGTTGGATAAAAGGTATCTACAGTGTTGCCAGTGGAGCAGATTTTGATTATGTGATGGGTATTATCCAGGGAGATTGCTCAAACACACATTCTCTGTTGATGACCCTTAAAGATCAGGGGCAGAAGATATTATACTTTTCTTTTCCCTTTGATCATGATAAATTGAAGCTGGCAAGAGAAATTGAATTACTGGAAGAATATTTTGGCGTAAGCCGCAGCGATACAATGAAAGTCAAACGGGAATTAGACAGAATTAGAAAAAAGCTTGTGGAACTTGATGATCTTACCTGGCAGACCGGAAAAGTGAGTGGACAAGAAAATCATCTCTGGCTGGTGAATGCCAGTGATTTTGGTGGAGATCATCATAAATTTGAAACTGAGTTGGATTTCTTTATGATCGAGGCAAAGCAGAGAAAAGAACAAACTGATAAACTGAGATTAGGATTTCTGGGTGTCCCCCCTATTTTTGATGACCTCTACGAATATCTGGAAAGTGAAGGTGCAGGGGTAGTTTATAACGAAATTCAAAGACAATTTGCCATGCCATATCTAAAAGAGGATATTATCGATCAATACTGGTATTATACTTATCCTTATTCAGTTAATGAACGGCTGAAAGATATCCAGACAGAGATAAAACGCCGGAATCTGGATGGAGTTATCAGTTATACCCAGAGCTTCTGTCACAGGCAGATAGATAATATCCTGATCCGTAAATATCTTGATATTCCTGTTTTAACCCTGGAAGGTGATCAGCCGGGGAAACTGGAAGCCAGAAGTCGATTACGAATAGAGAGTTTTCTGGATATGATTAAATACAGGTAATAAGTGAGGAGTGAAGAGTGAGAAGTGAACGGCTTGAAAAAGAAAAGAGATGTGGATCAGGGGTGATCGATCTTAAAAATAAAACGCTTTATGTGGAAAATATTCCCTTCATATACGATTTTTTTAAGGATCTGCTTTATATAAGCGGAATTTATGATGAGTGGCATGAAAATGCTCTACAATTAAGAATACGCCATGAAAGCTGGAGTTTTGCCAATCTGCCTGAAAGTTTTGATGGCTTCAGGATATTGCAGATAAGTGATATTCATATTGATGCTTTGCCGGAACTTTCTGATATCATTCCTGCTCTTTTGCAGCAGGTAGATTTTGAGCTTTGCGTCTTAACTGGTGATTTTCGATTTAATATTCATTGCTCAAATGAACGGATAGACAAGTTATTACAGCCGATTATTGAAGCAGCAAATCAGGCTGAATATCCAGCACTCGGCATTTTGGGCAATCATGATTATCTGGATTATACCCTGGATAATGTAGCTGGTTTAG
This genomic interval from Candidatus Stygibacter australis contains the following:
- the alr gene encoding alanine racemase, whose amino-acid sequence is MNSTNDSRLTTHDFRSWVEIDLSAFQHNFKALAERISPQTKIMQIIKADAYGHGALEIARTALDCGADFLGVANADEGALLRYYGIKADILILSPSLLSEIPFILENYLMPTISDPKFALAYNELASKNYPVHLNIDTGMGRSGAELSQAAGLYKLCKSLPNINIQGIFTHFAAAENDNEYSQYQIRQFQKFLDSLSGLPEFIHSANSSAILNISECPGNLVRFGALTYGFYTDNSQRDIIDLQPVLKFKSRISQIKTARKGDYIGYNLTYKCEHDLKYAIIPVGYADGYDYLLSNRGKVLHKDAILPVIGKVSMDMIAVDISSALNAKAGDEITLLGSDPHLRVEDVSALYKGSPYELLCQTGRRAPRFFYENDKLISTAPLLRREFVSSDYNDDKLNRIIEAAMQQRMQGSQIADFVYQDILKNIFSDQDNNVHFRHDFQHSIDFSISDDPAKQNYWLTRTSLSFRKILSADSFRIACANNEDNLNKYFLEPDVEYRWLLDESLALSPDSFQLSSARINDIELYSSARIVNNCLEITCYHEKLKELIDQEVTFEIKTLTWYPRSFHQLTVYITGITHKLDLEFTYPPDLHMENIIPILAGKNKFPQLVQTPTSTSLSSPHWLFPSSGIIFVYYLTSDTDR
- a CDS encoding ABC-F family ATP-binding cassette domain-containing protein, which codes for MSLISISEVSHNFADRDIFKDISFSLEHNSRIGLVGPNGSGKTTLFNILGRKIVPHKGVVQQAKKLKIAYLSQEVELDENLTLYECVSSANEKINRTGLELEAARKAVATDSSETNLKKLEVLEEQYFQMGGYHYASEMKIILAGFNLELDMWDRKIADFSGGEKTRIQFARILLAEKDIMLLDEPTNHLDFTMIYWLENYLVKQDKPYLIISHDRHFLDKTVSKIAELRNMRIYLTHGNYSTWEADRANRELTQHREYQRQQKFIKETEDFIARNMAGQKVNQAKSRQKMLNRMEVISKPDHQKRINLSFKSSTRSGNDVFIFENAVLGYPGNALTDPLNLYVHYRNRIALVGENGSGKTTLLRCITGELEPLSGIAKIGASLNIGYYDQMRTELDEGLNVFDTLQALMPGAERGEVLSWLARFSFNGDEVLKSVQVLSGGEKARLYLAKLIWQQPNFLILDEPTNHLDINTIEELEKALQHYQGTVIFVSHDSYFIQRVANKIWLFKDKIIKEMNQEIEEVFTHEMFLSSRKKDTIDNRPAREKKINPQILERILAELEELQLKLAELDTKIEVLEETYGTKEVYNDKQRFLELKTEHDKLILDRKNLLVKIEEKEIEYLEKCE
- a CDS encoding 2-hydroxyacyl-CoA dehydratase, with translation MKIGFTTSFPIEPILAAGHQVIDLNNIFITGKNTQLVQKAEKMGYPRNICSWIKGIYSVASGADFDYVMGIIQGDCSNTHSLLMTLKDQGQKILYFSFPFDHDKLKLAREIELLEEYFGVSRSDTMKVKRELDRIRKKLVELDDLTWQTGKVSGQENHLWLVNASDFGGDHHKFETELDFFMIEAKQRKEQTDKLRLGFLGVPPIFDDLYEYLESEGAGVVYNEIQRQFAMPYLKEDIIDQYWYYTYPYSVNERLKDIQTEIKRRNLDGVISYTQSFCHRQIDNILIRKYLDIPVLTLEGDQPGKLEARSRLRIESFLDMIKYR
- a CDS encoding metallophosphoesterase yields the protein MRSERLEKEKRCGSGVIDLKNKTLYVENIPFIYDFFKDLLYISGIYDEWHENALQLRIRHESWSFANLPESFDGFRILQISDIHIDALPELSDIIPALLQQVDFELCVLTGDFRFNIHCSNERIDKLLQPIIEAANQAEYPALGILGNHDYLDYTLDNVAGLGLKFLLNESMELKRGDDKILLTGLDDVHFYRTGRLFEQRDAIAEAGYKLLLIHSPEYIKEAALYGYDLYLCGHTHGGQLCLPGGIPVISNSRSARKYNRGRWQYRKMQGYTSLGCGASGIPLRWNCPPEIVVHHLRRK